In Gulosibacter molinativorax, a single window of DNA contains:
- the ettA gene encoding energy-dependent translational throttle protein EttA, translating to MAEYIYQMVRARKKVGDKLILDDVTMSFYPGAKIGMVGPNGAGKSTILKIMAGLDTPSNGDATLTSGYTVGILLQEPPLNEEKTVRENVEEGVAEIKGKIDRFNEISAEMADPDADFDALMEEMGVLQTAIDAADAWDLDSQLEQAMDALRCPPADEPVTNLSGGERRRVALCKLLLEKPDLLLLDEPTNHLDAESVLWLEQHLQKYAGAVIAVTHDRYFLDHVAQWIAEVDRGRLYPYEGNYSTYLETKQERLEIQGKKDQKLAKRLKEELDWVRSNTKGRQAKSKARLARYEEMAAEAERTRKLDFEEIQIPPGPRLGNIVLEAKDIKKGFGDRVLFDNLTFSLPRNGIVGIIGPNGVGKSTLFKTIVGIEPLDDGELKIGETVELSYVDQSRAGIDSEKNVWEVVSDGLDYIQVGKVEIPSRAYVSSFGFKGPDQQKKAGVLSGGERNRLNLALTLKQGGNLLLLDEPTNDLDVETLSSLENALLEFPGCAVVITHDRWFLDRVATHILAYEGTDENPSNWYWYEGNFEGYEANKVERLGPEAAKPSRVTYRKLTRD from the coding sequence ATGGCTGAGTACATCTATCAAATGGTTCGTGCCCGAAAGAAGGTGGGCGACAAGCTCATCCTCGACGACGTGACGATGTCGTTCTACCCCGGTGCCAAGATCGGCATGGTTGGCCCGAACGGCGCTGGTAAGTCGACCATTCTGAAGATCATGGCAGGGCTCGACACCCCGTCGAACGGTGACGCCACGCTGACCTCGGGGTATACCGTCGGCATTCTCCTGCAGGAGCCGCCGCTCAACGAGGAAAAGACGGTCCGCGAGAACGTCGAAGAGGGCGTTGCCGAGATCAAGGGCAAGATCGACCGCTTCAACGAGATCTCGGCGGAGATGGCTGACCCGGACGCCGACTTCGACGCGCTCATGGAAGAGATGGGCGTGCTTCAGACCGCGATCGACGCGGCCGATGCGTGGGATCTCGACTCGCAGCTCGAGCAGGCGATGGATGCGCTTCGCTGCCCTCCCGCCGACGAGCCCGTGACGAACCTCTCGGGCGGTGAGCGCCGCCGTGTCGCGCTGTGCAAGCTCCTCCTCGAGAAGCCCGACCTCCTGCTGCTCGATGAGCCCACGAACCACCTCGACGCCGAGAGCGTGTTGTGGCTCGAGCAGCACCTGCAGAAGTATGCGGGCGCCGTCATCGCCGTGACCCACGACCGGTACTTCCTTGACCACGTCGCTCAGTGGATCGCCGAGGTCGACCGCGGCCGCCTCTACCCGTACGAGGGCAACTACTCGACCTACCTCGAGACGAAGCAGGAACGTCTCGAGATCCAGGGGAAGAAAGACCAGAAGCTCGCGAAGCGCCTCAAGGAAGAACTCGACTGGGTTCGCTCGAACACCAAGGGTCGCCAGGCGAAGTCGAAGGCTCGTCTTGCGCGCTACGAAGAGATGGCGGCCGAGGCGGAGCGCACCCGGAAGCTCGACTTCGAGGAGATCCAGATCCCGCCGGGGCCGCGACTCGGAAACATCGTGCTCGAAGCCAAGGACATTAAGAAGGGCTTCGGCGATCGCGTGCTCTTCGACAACCTCACGTTCTCGCTTCCGCGTAACGGCATCGTCGGCATCATCGGCCCGAACGGAGTCGGTAAGTCGACCCTCTTCAAGACGATCGTCGGCATCGAGCCGCTCGATGACGGTGAGCTGAAGATCGGTGAAACCGTCGAGCTGTCGTACGTCGACCAGAGCCGTGCCGGCATCGACTCCGAGAAGAACGTGTGGGAGGTCGTCTCTGACGGTCTCGACTACATTCAGGTCGGCAAGGTCGAGATCCCGTCGCGCGCTTACGTCTCCTCGTTCGGATTCAAGGGCCCGGACCAGCAAAAGAAGGCCGGCGTGCTCTCCGGTGGTGAGCGCAACCGCCTCAACCTCGCGCTCACGCTCAAGCAGGGTGGGAACCTCCTGCTCCTCGACGAGCCGACGAACGACCTGGACGTCGAAACCCTCTCGAGCCTCGAGAATGCGCTGCTCGAGTTCCCGGGCTGTGCCGTGGTGATTACCCACGACCGTTGGTTCCTAGACCGAGTCGCCACGCACATCCTCGCCTACGAGGGCACCGACGAGAACCCGTCGAACTGGTACTGGTACGAAGGTAACTTCGAGGGCTACGAGGCGAACAAGGTTGAGCGCCTCGGACCGGAAGCCGCGAAGCCCTCGCGAGTGACCTACCGGAAGCTCACGCGCGACTAA
- a CDS encoding acyl-CoA thioesterase yields MPVRWRDLDAYNHVNNATMLTLLEEARTIAFWKVHPDDPTLERPLAVVDAQATSSTNTLISRQEAEYKVPIEYGHEPLDIQMWISEMTPASIEVSYEVWNPVTAPKRILHTVARTTIVFVDTATGRPRRVNAEERAAWEPFIGEPTRMRGDRSRRG; encoded by the coding sequence ATGCCGGTGCGGTGGCGCGACCTTGACGCATATAACCACGTCAACAACGCCACGATGCTGACGCTGCTCGAGGAAGCGCGCACGATTGCGTTCTGGAAAGTGCATCCTGACGATCCGACCCTCGAGCGGCCGCTTGCCGTCGTGGATGCGCAGGCCACGTCCTCGACGAACACCCTCATCTCGCGGCAAGAGGCCGAATACAAGGTGCCGATCGAATACGGGCACGAGCCGCTCGACATCCAGATGTGGATCAGCGAAATGACGCCGGCCTCGATCGAGGTCTCGTACGAGGTGTGGAACCCCGTGACCGCGCCCAAGCGCATCCTGCACACCGTGGCGCGCACCACGATCGTGTTCGTCGACACCGCGACCGGCAGGCCGCGTCGCGTCAACGCCGAGGAACGTGCCGCGTGGGAGCCATTCATCGGCGAGCCTACGCGGATGCGCGGCGACCGATCGCGCCGAGGCTAA
- the gdhA gene encoding NADP-specific glutamate dehydrogenase, whose amino-acid sequence MHSTIENLKRDIFARNSGEPEFQQAVAEVLDSLAPVLERHPEYLDQDIVHRLAEPERQIIFRVPWIDSEGRAHINRGFRVEYNSALGPYKGGLRFHPTVNLSIVKFLGFEQIFKNALTGLPIGGGKGGSDFDPRGRSDRDVMAFCQSFMTELYRHIGEYTDVPAGDIGVGTREIGYLFGQYKRIRNRFEAGVLTGKGLSWGGSLVRPEATGYGTIFFAREMYGTRNESFENKTVSVSGSGNVAIYAIEKAQQLGAKVVTASDSSGVIYDPDGIDLELLKQVKLEERGRIREYADRRGNRVEFREKLSDVWHVPVDVALPCATENELDLESAQALIKNGVQVVAEGANMPCTAEAATLFRETDSVLFGPAKAVNSGGVATSALEMQQNASRDSWSFEYTEARLDEIMVSVHERCRTTAADYGAPNDYVLGANIAGFTKVVEAMIAQGLV is encoded by the coding sequence ATGCACTCGACCATTGAGAACCTGAAGCGCGATATCTTCGCCCGCAACTCTGGTGAACCAGAATTCCAGCAGGCCGTCGCGGAAGTTCTCGATTCGCTGGCGCCCGTTCTGGAGCGCCACCCCGAGTACCTCGATCAGGACATCGTGCACCGCCTCGCGGAGCCCGAGCGTCAGATCATCTTCCGAGTGCCCTGGATCGACTCCGAGGGTCGCGCACACATCAACCGCGGATTCCGAGTCGAGTACAACTCGGCACTGGGCCCCTACAAGGGTGGCCTTCGCTTCCACCCGACGGTGAACCTCAGCATCGTGAAGTTCCTCGGCTTCGAGCAGATCTTCAAGAACGCCCTCACCGGCCTGCCGATCGGCGGCGGCAAGGGTGGCTCGGACTTCGACCCCCGTGGCCGTTCGGACCGCGACGTCATGGCGTTCTGCCAGTCGTTCATGACCGAGCTGTACCGCCACATTGGCGAGTACACCGACGTCCCCGCCGGTGACATCGGTGTCGGTACCCGCGAAATCGGTTACCTTTTCGGCCAGTACAAGCGCATCCGCAACCGCTTCGAGGCTGGCGTGCTCACCGGTAAGGGCCTCTCGTGGGGTGGCTCGCTCGTTCGCCCCGAGGCGACCGGTTACGGCACGATCTTCTTCGCGCGCGAGATGTACGGCACTCGCAACGAGAGCTTCGAGAACAAGACCGTCTCGGTCTCGGGCTCGGGTAACGTCGCGATCTACGCGATCGAAAAGGCACAGCAGCTCGGCGCCAAGGTCGTGACCGCATCCGACTCGTCGGGTGTCATCTACGACCCGGACGGCATCGACCTCGAGCTTCTCAAGCAGGTCAAGCTTGAAGAGCGCGGCCGCATCCGTGAGTACGCCGACCGCCGCGGCAACCGCGTCGAGTTCCGCGAAAAGCTGAGCGACGTGTGGCACGTACCGGTAGATGTCGCGCTTCCCTGCGCGACCGAGAACGAGCTCGACCTCGAGTCGGCGCAGGCGCTCATTAAGAACGGCGTCCAGGTTGTGGCAGAGGGCGCGAACATGCCCTGTACCGCAGAAGCTGCGACGCTGTTCCGCGAGACCGACTCGGTGCTCTTCGGCCCGGCGAAGGCCGTGAACTCGGGCGGTGTCGCCACCAGCGCGCTCGAGATGCAGCAGAACGCCTCGCGTGACTCCTGGTCGTTCGAGTACACCGAGGCCCGCCTCGACGAGATCATGGTCTCGGTGCACGAGCGCTGCCGCACGACGGCCGCCGACTACGGTGCCCCGAACGACTACGTGCTCGGCGCGAACATCGCGGGCTTCACCAAGGTCGTCGAAGCGATGATCGCTCAGGGCCTCGTCTAA
- a CDS encoding thiamine ABC transporter substrate-binding protein: MTRRINIVATIALAALALTGCSAADQAGGAASTEGAGGTVTILTHDSFVITDEQIASFEEQSGYTLQTTAPGDAGVVTNQLVLSGDSPTVDGVYGIENYSTQTLLDAGALASYESPDLPESAASLMIEDKLTPIDQGQVCINIDHAWFEENGVAEPTTLDDLTKPEYASLLVTMNPATSSPGLAFLVATITEKGDDWENYWQQLLDGGTKVVSGWSDAYFVDFSGAEGAGEYPLVLSYSSSPAEADGRTGVLETSCTPQVEYAGVVEGAANPAGAQAFIDFLLSDEFQSGVAENMYMYPVNSEVALPETWAQHATLVDAPIEPNLKDVAANRDAWIADWTTLFENNAG; this comes from the coding sequence ATGACACGTCGAATCAATATTGTCGCAACGATCGCACTGGCCGCGCTCGCCCTCACGGGATGCTCAGCGGCAGATCAGGCCGGGGGAGCGGCTTCTACAGAGGGCGCGGGCGGCACCGTCACGATCCTGACGCACGACTCGTTCGTGATCACGGATGAGCAAATCGCCTCGTTCGAGGAGCAGTCTGGCTACACGCTTCAGACCACCGCGCCCGGTGACGCCGGAGTCGTCACGAATCAGCTCGTGCTCTCGGGCGACTCGCCAACGGTCGACGGCGTGTACGGCATCGAGAACTATTCGACGCAGACGCTCCTCGATGCCGGAGCGCTCGCGAGCTACGAATCTCCCGACCTCCCGGAATCGGCGGCGAGCCTCATGATCGAGGACAAGCTCACGCCGATCGACCAGGGTCAGGTCTGCATCAATATTGACCACGCATGGTTTGAAGAAAACGGGGTGGCCGAGCCGACGACGCTCGACGACCTCACGAAGCCGGAGTACGCATCCTTGCTCGTGACGATGAACCCCGCGACCTCCTCGCCGGGGCTCGCCTTCCTCGTCGCCACGATCACCGAGAAGGGTGACGACTGGGAGAACTACTGGCAGCAGCTGCTCGACGGCGGCACCAAGGTCGTGTCGGGCTGGTCGGATGCGTATTTCGTCGACTTCTCGGGCGCGGAAGGTGCGGGCGAGTACCCGCTCGTGCTGAGCTACTCGTCGTCACCCGCGGAGGCGGACGGCCGCACCGGTGTCCTCGAGACCAGCTGCACGCCGCAGGTCGAGTACGCCGGCGTCGTCGAAGGTGCCGCGAACCCCGCGGGCGCGCAGGCGTTCATCGACTTCCTGCTCTCGGACGAGTTCCAGTCGGGCGTGGCCGAGAACATGTACATGTACCCGGTCAACTCTGAGGTCGCCCTGCCCGAGACCTGGGCGCAGCACGCGACGCTCGTGGATGCACCCATCGAGCCGAACCTCAAGGACGTCGCTGCGAACCGCGACGCGTGGATCGCCGACTGGACCACGCTCTTCGAAAACAACGCCGGCTAA
- a CDS encoding ABC transporter permease: MHPSSRTSRTSLRTATRGSPTGPRSSKTTPANRLAGNTRASGVLGKIAWTAAAVVPLAFLAVFFGWPVGAILARGFVTDGQFSLAMFGEVLGESRTWRIVAQTLWMAIGGTLGSVLLGIPGAYILYRRRFPGRAVLRGIATVPFVLPTVVVGVAFRALLAKQGPLGFLGLDGTTTAVILAMVFFNFSIVVRQVGSLWATLDPRMTEAARTLGASPFRAFRTVTLPQLGPAIASSASLVFLYCSTAFGIVVTLGQPGYGTLETEIYTQTTVFLNLPGAAVLSVLQFAIVLVAVLVSNRARSGTETTLKLGEVKDARLGRGDLWPAIVTFGTIGTLILAPLVALVARSLQRGGEWSFANYALLGTSGTGFAGGATVLEALDHSLKIALDATMIALAIGVPLALVLSRRTKSRGFQRAQRVIDGAVMLPLGVSAVTVGFGFIVSIQAFAPQLAMSGLLVPLAQAVVALPLVVRSLVPVLRAIDPRLREAAATLGASPARILRTVDGPFLARGLGLAAGFAFAVSLGEFGATSFLARPDYVTLPVLIVRLLSRPGADNYGMALAAAVLLAAVTATVMVVCEKLRPRGAGEVTG; this comes from the coding sequence ATGCACCCATCGAGCCGAACCTCAAGGACGTCGCTGCGAACCGCGACGCGTGGATCGCCGACTGGACCACGCTCTTCGAAAACAACGCCGGCTAACCGGTTGGCAGGCAATACGCGCGCCTCGGGCGTGCTCGGAAAGATCGCTTGGACGGCGGCGGCCGTGGTGCCGCTCGCCTTCCTCGCGGTCTTTTTCGGGTGGCCAGTGGGCGCGATTCTGGCACGCGGGTTCGTCACCGACGGCCAGTTCAGCCTCGCGATGTTTGGCGAGGTGCTCGGCGAGAGCCGAACCTGGCGGATCGTCGCGCAGACCCTGTGGATGGCTATCGGCGGCACCCTCGGCTCGGTGCTTCTGGGCATCCCCGGGGCATACATCCTGTACCGGCGCCGTTTCCCGGGACGGGCGGTGCTGCGCGGGATCGCGACCGTGCCGTTCGTGCTGCCGACGGTGGTCGTCGGCGTCGCGTTTCGCGCGCTGCTCGCGAAGCAGGGTCCGCTCGGATTTCTCGGCCTCGATGGCACGACCACCGCGGTGATCCTCGCGATGGTGTTCTTCAACTTCTCGATCGTGGTGCGCCAAGTTGGGTCGCTGTGGGCGACCCTCGACCCGCGCATGACCGAGGCGGCACGCACCTTGGGCGCATCCCCGTTCCGGGCCTTCCGCACGGTCACCTTGCCGCAACTCGGCCCGGCGATCGCCTCCTCGGCCAGCCTCGTGTTTCTGTATTGCTCGACGGCGTTCGGCATCGTCGTCACGCTCGGGCAGCCGGGTTACGGCACGCTCGAGACCGAGATTTACACGCAGACCACGGTGTTCCTGAATCTCCCGGGAGCCGCGGTGCTGTCCGTCCTGCAGTTCGCGATCGTGCTCGTCGCGGTGCTCGTATCGAACCGCGCGCGCAGCGGCACAGAGACGACGCTCAAGCTTGGCGAGGTGAAGGATGCGCGGCTCGGTCGCGGCGATCTGTGGCCCGCGATCGTGACGTTTGGGACGATCGGCACGCTCATCCTGGCCCCGCTCGTTGCGCTCGTGGCGAGGTCGCTGCAACGCGGTGGCGAGTGGAGCTTCGCGAACTACGCCCTGCTCGGCACGAGCGGCACCGGGTTTGCGGGCGGCGCAACCGTGCTGGAGGCGCTCGACCACTCGCTAAAGATCGCGCTCGATGCGACGATGATCGCTCTCGCGATCGGGGTGCCGCTCGCGCTCGTGCTGTCTCGGCGCACGAAGAGCCGCGGGTTCCAGCGCGCGCAGCGGGTCATCGACGGGGCGGTCATGCTGCCGCTCGGGGTATCGGCCGTCACGGTCGGGTTCGGCTTCATTGTGTCGATTCAGGCCTTTGCGCCGCAGCTCGCGATGTCGGGCCTGCTCGTGCCGCTCGCGCAGGCGGTCGTGGCGCTGCCGCTCGTGGTTCGCTCGCTCGTGCCGGTGCTTCGCGCCATTGACCCGCGGCTCCGGGAGGCCGCGGCGACCCTCGGTGCCTCTCCCGCGCGCATCCTGAGGACGGTCGACGGGCCGTTCCTCGCGCGGGGTCTCGGGCTCGCCGCGGGCTTTGCGTTCGCCGTCTCGCTCGGTGAATTTGGTGCGACGAGCTTCCTCGCCCGCCCCGACTACGTCACGCTGCCCGTGCTCATCGTGCGGCTGCTGTCGCGCCCCGGCGCGGATAATTATGGAATGGCGCTCGCCGCCGCGGTCCTCCTCGCCGCCGTCACGGCCACCGTGATGGTCGTGTGCGAGAAGCTGCGGCCCCGCGGTGCCGGAGAGGTCACCGGATGA
- a CDS encoding ABC transporter ATP-binding protein — protein MTTTPPALELRSVGISFEDEYEWIKDANLRVEDGEVVALLGPSGSGKSTLLRGVAGLETLTAGEIWMRGRLVNDVPTHQRNCGMVFQDGQLFPHRNVRRNVAYGLEAAHWSKSAINERVDAMLELVGLAGFGDRAVQTLSGGQAQRVALARSLATKPQLLLLDEPLSALDRELRDRLATDLRRILTQTGSSALHVTHDLDEAKTIADRTVFIDEGRLQPS, from the coding sequence ATGACGACAACACCACCTGCGCTCGAGCTCCGCTCGGTCGGTATCTCGTTCGAGGACGAGTACGAATGGATCAAGGACGCCAACCTGCGCGTCGAGGATGGCGAAGTGGTCGCGCTCCTCGGGCCCTCGGGCTCCGGCAAATCGACGCTCCTCCGCGGCGTCGCGGGCCTCGAAACCCTAACGGCTGGGGAGATCTGGATGCGCGGTCGCCTCGTGAACGACGTGCCCACGCATCAGCGCAACTGCGGCATGGTCTTTCAGGACGGCCAGCTTTTCCCGCACCGAAATGTGCGGCGCAATGTCGCCTACGGGCTCGAGGCCGCACACTGGTCGAAATCCGCGATCAACGAGCGGGTGGATGCGATGCTCGAGCTCGTGGGGCTCGCGGGCTTCGGCGATCGGGCGGTGCAGACGCTTTCGGGCGGGCAGGCTCAACGAGTCGCGTTGGCGCGTTCCCTTGCGACGAAGCCGCAACTGTTGCTGCTCGATGAGCCGCTGTCCGCCCTCGACCGAGAACTGCGCGACCGGCTCGCGACCGATCTTCGGCGCATCCTGACCCAGACCGGGTCGAGCGCGCTGCACGTGACCCACGACCTCGACGAGGCGAAGACGATCGCGGACCGGACGGTGTTTATCGACGAGGGTCGGCTGCAGCCGAGCTAG
- a CDS encoding MFS transporter, with translation MARRPAWVFTTLGLLAIALLAINLRTPVSSFSPITTFVDSDVPLSSLALGVIGMLPPLCFAAAGFIARPLSQRFSLESLIVASLAVAVVGFGLRALAWNAASIAIGTAISLLGLGIGNVLMPAIVKARFPGHIAPVTSMYIIGIAISASVPPLVAAVFAEGEGWRWSLGFWGGVALCAMIPWIILWVTDRNAGVIDPAASEASPRHATSAHPARSRTAWTLVALFSVCSLNSYAVFAWLPRILVEHSGLEQGSANLLLSWFALVGVPAGFIAPAIASRGTVVRPASFFGIGSFIAGYSMLLALPSSFVFLAVTLLGAGQLLFSVSLALVGLKSATVLGAARLSSFVQGIGYVLAAGGPFLFAMIQSLTGTWVAPIWFLIGTAVVTLPAAYLIGRPNDYEVEAAPASSAAADPRR, from the coding sequence GTGGCTCGCCGGCCCGCCTGGGTCTTCACCACACTCGGACTGCTCGCGATCGCGCTGCTTGCGATCAACCTGCGAACCCCGGTTTCGAGTTTCTCGCCGATCACGACCTTCGTCGACTCGGACGTCCCGCTTTCGAGCCTCGCGCTGGGTGTAATCGGGATGCTCCCGCCACTGTGCTTCGCCGCTGCCGGCTTTATTGCTCGGCCGCTGAGCCAGCGGTTCTCGCTCGAGTCCCTCATCGTCGCGAGCCTGGCCGTGGCCGTCGTGGGCTTCGGCCTGCGGGCGCTCGCCTGGAACGCCGCGTCGATCGCCATCGGTACGGCCATCTCGCTCCTCGGCCTCGGCATCGGCAATGTCCTGATGCCAGCGATCGTGAAGGCCCGGTTCCCGGGCCACATCGCTCCCGTGACGTCGATGTACATCATCGGCATCGCAATCTCGGCCTCGGTTCCCCCGCTCGTCGCCGCGGTCTTCGCCGAAGGCGAGGGCTGGCGCTGGTCGCTCGGGTTCTGGGGCGGCGTCGCGCTGTGCGCCATGATCCCGTGGATCATCCTCTGGGTAACCGACCGCAACGCGGGCGTAATCGACCCGGCCGCGAGCGAGGCGTCGCCGCGCCATGCCACCAGCGCGCATCCGGCACGATCGAGGACGGCCTGGACTCTCGTCGCACTGTTCTCGGTGTGCTCCCTCAACTCCTACGCGGTCTTCGCCTGGCTCCCCCGGATTCTCGTCGAGCACAGCGGACTCGAGCAGGGCAGCGCGAATCTCTTGCTGAGTTGGTTCGCCCTCGTCGGTGTCCCGGCCGGCTTCATCGCGCCCGCCATCGCGAGCCGGGGTACGGTCGTGCGCCCCGCATCCTTCTTCGGCATCGGCTCGTTCATTGCCGGCTACTCGATGCTGCTCGCGCTCCCCAGCTCGTTCGTGTTCCTCGCGGTCACACTGCTCGGCGCGGGCCAGCTGCTGTTCTCGGTGTCGCTCGCGCTCGTCGGCCTCAAGTCCGCCACCGTGCTGGGCGCCGCGCGGCTCAGCAGCTTTGTGCAGGGCATCGGCTACGTCCTCGCGGCGGGCGGCCCGTTCCTGTTCGCGATGATCCAGTCGTTAACCGGCACGTGGGTCGCGCCGATCTGGTTCCTCATCGGCACCGCGGTGGTCACCCTCCCGGCCGCGTACCTCATCGGTCGGCCAAACGACTACGAAGTCGAGGCCGCACCGGCTAGCTCGGCTGCAGCCGACCCTCGTCGATAA
- a CDS encoding globin, whose protein sequence is MSDTPALTLYDEVGGMDPFEELVRRFYDDVQADEVLWPMYPKEDLEGAIWRLSRFLAQYWGGPSTYSEQRGHPRLRMRHVNFHVNPDARGRWLKHMTAAVDSMEFSPIARQQLLAYFDRAATAMVNTFEPTPDGERTTESR, encoded by the coding sequence ATGAGTGACACCCCCGCGCTGACCCTGTACGACGAGGTCGGCGGCATGGACCCGTTCGAGGAGCTCGTGCGCCGATTTTATGACGACGTGCAGGCCGATGAAGTGCTCTGGCCGATGTACCCGAAGGAAGATCTCGAGGGTGCCATCTGGCGGCTCAGCCGCTTCCTCGCCCAGTACTGGGGTGGGCCGTCGACATACTCGGAACAGCGGGGTCACCCGCGATTGCGGATGCGCCACGTGAACTTCCATGTGAACCCGGATGCCCGGGGACGCTGGCTCAAGCACATGACCGCGGCGGTCGACTCGATGGAGTTCTCGCCGATCGCACGCCAGCAGCTCCTCGCGTATTTCGACCGGGCCGCAACCGCGATGGTGAACACATTCGAACCAACCCCCGACGGCGAGCGCACGACCGAATCACGGTAG
- a CDS encoding mechanosensitive ion channel family protein, with product MQAFFDSVADFLGPFLPFVEAALVLIGAWLLTKLLSWVIRRSADQIVQGVKKKRGVDDTQMLALKSPLASVRTVQRTRTIGQVLTVILKATIWIVATLWAIGIINANFLASLTVLSAAVGAGLGFGAQKIVGDVLNGLLMVVEDQIGVGDDVDMEHASGVVESVGVRVTQIRDVYGQLWFVRNGEIQRVGNNSQGWNRAIIDLAIPFDADRAKVQQTILEAAKELTEDPDWMLKLLEEPTIWGLQTLSAEAVIVRLVVKTTPGDRWGVERELRARIQDALKREEIDLPAMNTIVFDGPNGIQPRRATGIDDKQDQQRRTDAGEAPTA from the coding sequence ATGCAGGCATTTTTTGATTCTGTGGCCGATTTCCTCGGCCCCTTCCTCCCCTTCGTTGAAGCAGCGCTCGTTCTCATCGGCGCATGGCTCCTCACCAAGCTCCTGTCCTGGGTCATTCGCCGGTCCGCCGACCAAATCGTGCAGGGCGTGAAGAAGAAGCGCGGCGTCGACGACACGCAAATGCTCGCGCTCAAATCGCCACTCGCCTCGGTGCGAACCGTGCAACGAACGCGCACGATTGGCCAGGTACTGACCGTCATTCTGAAGGCAACGATCTGGATCGTCGCGACCCTGTGGGCGATCGGGATCATCAACGCGAACTTCCTCGCATCCCTCACGGTGCTATCCGCCGCGGTCGGTGCCGGCCTCGGTTTCGGCGCGCAGAAGATCGTCGGCGACGTGCTGAACGGCCTCCTCATGGTGGTTGAGGACCAGATCGGCGTCGGCGACGACGTCGACATGGAGCACGCCAGCGGCGTCGTCGAATCGGTCGGCGTACGCGTCACGCAGATTCGCGATGTGTATGGCCAGCTCTGGTTCGTTCGAAACGGTGAGATTCAGCGCGTCGGCAACAACTCGCAGGGCTGGAATCGCGCGATCATCGACCTCGCGATCCCGTTCGATGCGGACCGAGCCAAGGTGCAGCAGACCATCCTCGAGGCCGCCAAGGAGCTCACGGAGGATCCCGACTGGATGCTCAAGCTCCTCGAGGAACCGACGATCTGGGGCCTGCAGACGCTCTCGGCCGAGGCCGTCATCGTCCGGCTCGTGGTCAAGACCACGCCGGGCGACCGCTGGGGTGTCGAGCGCGAGCTGCGCGCCCGCATCCAGGATGCGCTCAAGCGCGAGGAAATTGACCTGCCGGCTATGAACACCATCGTCTTCGACGGCCCGAACGGCATTCAGCCGCGCAGGGCTACCGGCATCGACGATAAGCAGGATCAGCAGCGTCGAACTGATGCCGGGGAAGCGCCCACCGCTTAA